A genomic window from Pyramidobacter piscolens W5455 includes:
- a CDS encoding tripartite tricarboxylate transporter permease, producing the protein MELVKQVLDMTFEWGALTGLIVGTVGGIVIGALPGFSASMGVALLIPITYGMSPVAGLIMLTAVYTSAIYGGSITATLCHTPGTPASAATAIDGYKLTQQGRGMEAVGVCTVASMIGGVVGALALLFLSPPLGKFSLQFSALEYCMLAIFGVTIIASLAGESLYKGLFSGILGLFLGTVGLDAITGTPRFTFGSIQLEDGIQFVPALIGMFSISQVMIIADDVFKGKHTIVDEKSMTGRILPPWSEFKGLIPTIARSSVIGTIIGIIPAAGAGVSSWVCYSLGKKFSKHPEKFGNGSFEGVASSEAGNNAATGGALVPLITLALPGSAVAAILLGGMLMHGLVPGASMFTEKAPVTYTIIFGYLLSNILMGLIGLAIAKYVARVSTVPMGVLGPLVVALSAIGTYAIRNNMFDVFVMLAFGLLGYLLRRTGFATAPLVLGMVLGEIVESNWRRALIMSRGNMFKYFLSRPISLALLVLIALSMFTPVLMNYVDKKSRAQEKSA; encoded by the coding sequence ATGGAACTGGTAAAACAGGTTCTCGATATGACCTTCGAGTGGGGGGCGTTGACGGGGCTGATCGTCGGCACCGTAGGCGGCATCGTCATCGGCGCGCTGCCCGGCTTCAGCGCTTCCATGGGCGTGGCGCTGCTGATTCCCATCACCTACGGAATGTCGCCCGTCGCCGGACTGATCATGCTGACGGCCGTCTACACGTCGGCCATTTACGGCGGTTCGATCACTGCCACGCTGTGCCACACGCCCGGCACGCCGGCTTCCGCCGCGACGGCGATCGACGGATACAAGCTGACCCAGCAGGGGCGCGGCATGGAAGCCGTCGGCGTCTGCACGGTCGCTTCCATGATCGGCGGCGTCGTCGGCGCGTTGGCGCTGTTGTTCCTTTCGCCGCCGTTGGGGAAATTCTCTCTGCAATTTTCGGCGCTTGAGTATTGCATGCTGGCCATCTTCGGCGTCACGATCATCGCTTCCCTGGCTGGAGAGTCGCTGTACAAGGGGCTGTTTTCGGGCATTCTCGGGCTGTTCCTCGGCACCGTCGGTCTGGATGCCATCACCGGCACGCCGCGTTTCACCTTCGGTTCCATCCAGCTCGAAGATGGCATCCAGTTCGTTCCCGCGCTGATCGGCATGTTCTCGATCTCGCAGGTCATGATCATCGCCGACGATGTTTTCAAGGGCAAGCATACCATCGTCGACGAAAAGAGCATGACGGGGCGTATCCTGCCGCCGTGGAGCGAGTTCAAAGGACTGATCCCGACCATCGCCCGTTCATCCGTTATCGGCACGATCATCGGCATCATTCCGGCGGCAGGCGCCGGCGTTTCTTCATGGGTCTGCTACAGCCTCGGCAAAAAGTTCTCCAAACATCCCGAAAAATTCGGCAACGGCTCTTTTGAAGGCGTGGCCTCGTCCGAAGCCGGCAATAACGCCGCCACCGGCGGCGCGCTCGTTCCCCTGATCACGCTGGCTCTGCCCGGCAGCGCGGTGGCGGCCATCCTCCTCGGCGGCATGCTCATGCACGGGCTCGTCCCGGGAGCTTCCATGTTCACCGAAAAGGCCCCCGTCACCTACACGATCATATTCGGCTATCTGCTCTCGAATATTCTCATGGGACTCATCGGTCTGGCCATTGCCAAATACGTGGCCCGGGTCAGCACTGTTCCGATGGGCGTGCTCGGCCCGCTTGTCGTTGCGCTCTCCGCCATCGGCACCTACGCGATCCGCAACAACATGTTCGACGTGTTCGTGATGCTTGCGTTCGGTCTGCTGGGGTATCTGCTGCGGCGGACGGGCTTCGCCACCGCGCCCCTCGTGCTGGGCATGGTGCTGGGCGAGATCGTCGAGAGCAATTGGCGCCGCGCGCTGATCATGTCCCGCGGCAACATGTTCAAATATTTCCTGAGCCGCCCCATCAGCCTTGCGCTGCTGGTCCTTATCGCGCTTTCCATGTTCACGCCGGTTCTGATGAACTATGTGGATAAAAAGTCGAGGGCTCAGGAAAAATCCGCCTGA
- a CDS encoding M55 family metallopeptidase — MKIYISADMEGCTGVTDVHQTMNGRPEYAFGCRMELHDVRAAAEGALEAGADEVLVNDAHGRKINVDINGLDHRIRLLSGTPKPLGMMEGCSGSDGVFFIGYHAMAGTPVAVLDHTISGGTVYSVELNGVEMGELGLNAAVASSFGLPVALIEGDDALEREVRAQLGAAPVYARVKVAKGRLAADCLSPADSYGYIKAKAKEAVERLKARQIPLFDIGDGSYDLRVTFHTTAQCDAATQIPALERLGGRTVRVCGRGMAEMRRWTGAIIGLASTANS, encoded by the coding sequence ATGAAAATTTACATCAGCGCCGATATGGAAGGCTGCACCGGCGTGACCGACGTTCATCAGACCATGAACGGACGTCCCGAATACGCTTTCGGCTGCAGGATGGAACTGCACGACGTGCGCGCCGCCGCCGAGGGCGCGCTGGAAGCCGGCGCCGACGAAGTGCTGGTCAACGACGCGCACGGGCGCAAGATCAACGTCGACATCAACGGACTCGACCATCGAATCCGATTGCTCAGCGGCACGCCCAAGCCCCTGGGCATGATGGAAGGCTGTTCGGGAAGCGACGGCGTTTTCTTCATCGGCTACCACGCCATGGCCGGCACGCCCGTCGCCGTGCTCGACCACACCATCTCCGGCGGCACGGTCTATTCGGTCGAACTGAACGGCGTGGAGATGGGCGAACTGGGGCTGAACGCCGCCGTCGCCTCTTCCTTCGGTCTGCCCGTGGCGCTGATCGAGGGCGACGACGCGCTGGAGCGCGAAGTCCGCGCGCAGCTCGGCGCGGCGCCCGTCTACGCGCGGGTGAAAGTCGCCAAAGGCCGGCTGGCGGCGGACTGCCTGTCGCCGGCAGACTCCTACGGTTATATCAAGGCGAAGGCGAAGGAAGCCGTTGAGCGCCTGAAAGCGCGCCAAATCCCGCTTTTCGACATCGGCGACGGAAGCTACGACCTGCGCGTCACCTTTCACACCACGGCCCAGTGCGACGCGGCCACCCAGATCCCCGCGCTCGAACGCCTCGGCGGCCGCACCGTGCGCGTCTGCGGCCGCGGCATGGCGGAAATGCGCCGCTGGACCGGCGCGATCATCGGCCTGGCAAGCACGGCCAACAGTTGA